A region from the Falco rusticolus isolate bFalRus1 chromosome 4, bFalRus1.pri, whole genome shotgun sequence genome encodes:
- the LOC119145946 gene encoding endogenous retrovirus group K member 5 Gag polyprotein-like: MTPHDLKSLARLLLTPTQYTLWESHWRGGLQALLLTYVNHNDAALAALTIEHRTGTGAHADPVAQAQHCPRAALEAIREEAKKAFFQVPDVQKPQKAFTNITQESREPYMQFIDRLKQALERQVDNAEARDILLTKLPVENANVDCKRLLKSLPNPNPTLVEIVKAWNRIGTVDHKFEAMAAAFAAMRGVGNCYGCGKPGHLKRNCLAWAAGNRQQPPGPGVCPTCQKGRHYANQCRSKYDFQGQPIQGNRPRSAGQRRAQTQAPQLTFQQPRREAPTPQVPVQQPQAAPDWTWQPHTQCY, encoded by the exons ATGACTCCTCATGATTTGAAATCTTTAGCACGATTGCTACTAACCCCAACTCAGTACACGTTATGGGAGTCGCATTGGAGAGGGGGACTGCAAGCACTCCTGCTCACGTATGTCAATCACAATGATGCTGCATTAGCTGCACTGACAATAGAGCATCGTACGGGCACCGGTGCACATGCTGATCCTGTAGCGCAGGCTCAACACTGCCCCCGTGCGGCTCTCGAGGCAATTAGAGAAGAGgccaaaaaggcttttttccaggttcctgacgtacaaaagccacaaaaagcttttactaaCATCACTCAGGAGTCTCGAGAACCTTATATGCAGTTTATTGATAGactaaaacaggctttggaacgTCAAGTAGATAATGCGGAAGCTCGGGATATATTGTTAACAAAACTACctgttgaaaatgctaatgttgATTGTAAAAGGCTATTGAAGTCTCTTCCCAACCCGAACCCCACTTTGGTGGAAATAGTGAAAGCATGGAACCGAATCGGTACGGTTGACCACAAGTTTGAagctatggctgctgcttttgcagcgaTGCGTGGTGTGGGGAATTGCTATGGTTGTGGTAAGCCTGGTCATCTAAAGAGAAATTGTCTTGCTTGGGCTGCAGGGAATAGACAACAACCTCCTGGTCCTGGAGTTTGTCCGACATGTCAGAAAGGGCGTCATTATGCTAATCAATGTCGATCTAAGTATGACTTCCAGGGACAACCGATACAGGGAAACCGACCGCGGAGCGCGGGGCAGCGACGCGCGCAGACACAAGCgccacagctgacatttcaacaaCCTCGGAGAGAAGCACCGACACCTCAAGTCCCTGTCCAGCAACCTCAGGCAGCGCCGGATTGGACCTGGCAACCTCACACACA GTGTTATTGA